From a single Azospirillum fermentarium genomic region:
- a CDS encoding glycosyltransferase family 2 protein, with translation MSGVSVIIPAYRAEATIGRAAASLLAQTHPAWEALIVADDGADYAAVLAGAGIADSRFRFLTTGRIAAGAPAARNAGLAAAALPLVAPLDADDLYHPRRLETLVPLALEHGAAADNVAVVRDRDGAALGTLFAPSAGVRMLDADGFLATSVPLFLMVARRLCPPWPEDMRFSDDVVFNLRVLERTGRLPVALAPLYEYRQRDGSITVGDDAAERADRDYRHMLDRLERDGLGLTDGDLRRRTADAIQAKRALNAAFSTAHQAGRVTTFQEYLSTCGKLCAIPHPGA, from the coding sequence ATGAGCGGTGTCAGCGTCATCATTCCCGCATACCGGGCCGAAGCGACCATCGGGCGGGCCGCCGCCAGCCTGCTGGCCCAGACCCATCCCGCGTGGGAGGCGCTGATCGTCGCCGACGACGGCGCCGACTACGCCGCCGTTCTGGCGGGCGCGGGAATCGCCGATTCGCGCTTCCGCTTCCTCACCACGGGCCGAATCGCCGCCGGGGCGCCCGCGGCGCGCAACGCCGGGCTGGCCGCCGCCGCCCTGCCCCTGGTCGCCCCCCTGGACGCCGACGACCTGTACCACCCCCGCCGGCTGGAAACCCTGGTGCCGCTGGCGCTGGAGCATGGGGCCGCCGCCGACAACGTGGCGGTGGTGCGCGACCGCGACGGGGCAGCGCTGGGCACCCTGTTCGCGCCGTCCGCCGGGGTGCGGATGCTGGATGCGGACGGGTTCCTCGCCACCTCGGTCCCGCTGTTCCTGATGGTGGCCCGCCGCCTGTGCCCGCCCTGGCCCGAGGACATGCGCTTCAGCGACGACGTGGTGTTCAATCTGCGGGTGCTGGAGCGGACGGGGCGCCTGCCCGTGGCCCTGGCCCCGCTCTACGAATACCGCCAGCGCGACGGCTCGATCACCGTGGGCGACGACGCCGCCGAACGGGCCGACCGCGATTACCGCCACATGCTCGACCGGCTGGAACGGGACGGGCTGGGGCTGACCGACGGGGACCTGCGCCGCCGCACCGCCGACGCCATCCAGGCCAAGCGGGCCCTGAACGCCGCCTTCAGCACCGCCCATCAGGCCGGACGCGTTACCACCTTTCAGGAATACCTCTCCACGTGCGGGAAGCTTTGCGCGATTCCTCATCCGGGTGCATGA
- a CDS encoding ATP-dependent Clp protease proteolytic subunit — MAHAYTRLDEEDPNEPGSEPDEKSKDKAPAPFAAVQQSLFKARTVLIFGQIDMKLAQGITAQLLALAHESDDPIRVVVNSPGGHVEAGDTIHDMIRFVKPEVKMLGTGWVASAGCHIFLAAKPENRFCLPNTRFLIHQPLGGAGGRATDIAIEAKEIIRMRARLNAIIARETGQPLEKVEKDTDRNYWMLADEARDYGIVRTIIESADQLV; from the coding sequence ATGGCGCACGCCTATACCCGTTTGGACGAAGAAGATCCGAACGAACCGGGCAGCGAACCGGATGAAAAGTCGAAGGACAAGGCCCCGGCCCCCTTCGCAGCGGTGCAGCAGTCGCTCTTCAAGGCGCGCACCGTCCTGATTTTCGGCCAGATCGACATGAAACTGGCCCAGGGCATCACCGCCCAGCTTCTGGCCCTGGCGCACGAAAGCGACGACCCCATCCGCGTGGTGGTCAATTCCCCCGGCGGCCATGTGGAAGCGGGCGACACCATCCACGACATGATCCGGTTCGTGAAGCCCGAGGTGAAGATGCTGGGCACCGGCTGGGTCGCGTCGGCCGGCTGTCACATCTTCCTGGCGGCCAAGCCGGAAAACCGCTTCTGCCTGCCCAACACCCGCTTCCTGATCCATCAGCCGCTGGGCGGTGCCGGCGGCCGTGCCACCGACATCGCCATCGAGGCGAAGGAGATCATCCGCATGCGGGCGCGGCTCAACGCCATCATCGCCCGCGAAACCGGCCAGCCGCTGGAAAAGGTCGAGAAGGACACCGACCGCAACTACTGGATGCTGGCCGACGAGGCGCGTGACTACGGCATCGTCCGCACCATCATCGAGTCCGCCGACCAGCTCGTCTGA
- the ybgF gene encoding tol-pal system protein YbgF produces MNTQSSPARRRSAAILRRAVSRHVLAGALAAAAFPVLAQDAGQWQRLERLEGTAAAMGGPVQVAELSSSLAADFEVRLQRLERMIAEVNGRNEELGYQVTQLKDRLERINSDIDFRLNSLESGKGGGLSAVAPGAPAAKAAAEPKGGDREPPADKPAPAAKADAKPAPVALPSGPPEKQYEYAFAFLRNQEYDKAEKALQEFVAKNKGNDLAGNAQFWLGETYFVQKKYTEAAVAYAEGMQKYPKNAKAADNLLKLGMSLGQLNKKTEACTAFAQLNKKFPTAAASVKRRAEAEQRRLNCPS; encoded by the coding sequence ATGAACACCCAATCGTCCCCAGCCCGCCGCCGCTCCGCCGCCATCCTGCGCCGCGCCGTCTCCCGGCATGTCCTGGCCGGTGCGCTGGCCGCCGCCGCGTTCCCGGTCCTGGCCCAGGACGCCGGCCAATGGCAGCGGCTGGAACGGCTGGAGGGGACCGCCGCGGCCATGGGCGGGCCTGTGCAGGTGGCCGAGCTGTCCTCCTCCCTCGCCGCGGATTTCGAGGTGCGGCTCCAGCGGCTGGAACGCATGATCGCCGAGGTCAACGGGCGCAACGAGGAACTGGGCTATCAGGTCACCCAGCTCAAGGACCGGCTGGAGCGCATCAACAGCGACATCGACTTCCGCCTGAACAGCCTGGAGTCGGGCAAGGGCGGCGGCCTGTCGGCGGTGGCGCCCGGGGCCCCGGCGGCCAAGGCCGCGGCGGAGCCGAAGGGCGGCGACCGCGAGCCGCCGGCGGACAAGCCGGCTCCCGCCGCCAAGGCCGACGCCAAGCCCGCCCCCGTGGCGCTGCCGTCCGGCCCGCCGGAAAAGCAGTACGAATACGCCTTCGCCTTCCTGCGCAACCAGGAATACGACAAGGCGGAAAAGGCGCTGCAGGAGTTCGTCGCCAAGAACAAGGGCAACGATCTGGCCGGCAACGCCCAGTTCTGGCTGGGCGAAACCTATTTCGTGCAGAAGAAGTACACCGAGGCCGCCGTCGCCTATGCCGAGGGGATGCAGAAGTATCCCAAGAACGCCAAGGCCGCCGACAATCTGCTGAAGCTGGGCATGTCGCTGGGCCAGCTCAACAAGAAGACCGAGGCCTGCACCGCCTTTGCCCAGCTCAACAAGAAATTCCCCACCGCCGCCGCCAGCGTGAAGCGCCGGGCGGAGGCGGAACAGCGCCGCCTGAACTGCCCGTCGTAA
- the tilS gene encoding tRNA lysidine(34) synthetase TilS, giving the protein MPLAADAFAARMDRLGGFEPAPRVAVGVSGGADSLALVLLAHGWAAARGGSVLALTVDHALRPESAGEAAQVGRWLAAHGIVHQILRWDGDKPAAAIQHAAREARAALLAAACRDAGILHLLLAHHRDDQAETVLMRLSRGSGPDGLAGMAPIRWGADVRVLRPLLDVSHAELAATCAALGQGWVEDPSNRSPAYARGRLRAAGEALAAEGLTAERLCGTARRAAQVRNTLDTLTTGLLAGTATVRPEGWIRLDAAALAAAPEEMARRAVARALVTVGGGAYAPRLDRLERLLAAIRPGAAGKGATLAGCRVLVRGGGLLVVREPAAAGGRLPLPPGGRVLWDGRFTVTAAAGLGHGVTVAALGAAGWAQVKGQGGVPSPPLPEPVRLTLPALWRGERVVAVPHFGGGEAGGTGEGMAAVLFTPAVPLAGPAFPVVSGGGGII; this is encoded by the coding sequence GTGCCGCTGGCGGCGGATGCCTTCGCCGCCCGCATGGACCGGCTGGGCGGCTTCGAACCCGCTCCCCGCGTCGCCGTCGGCGTGTCCGGCGGGGCGGACAGTCTGGCGCTGGTCCTGCTGGCCCACGGCTGGGCCGCGGCCCGCGGTGGGTCGGTGCTGGCCCTGACCGTCGATCACGCCCTGCGCCCCGAATCCGCCGGGGAGGCGGCGCAGGTGGGCCGCTGGCTGGCCGCCCACGGCATCGTCCACCAGATCCTGCGGTGGGACGGGGACAAGCCCGCCGCCGCCATCCAGCATGCCGCGCGCGAGGCGCGGGCCGCTCTGCTGGCCGCCGCCTGCCGGGATGCGGGCATCCTTCATCTGTTGCTGGCCCACCACCGCGACGATCAGGCGGAAACCGTGCTGATGCGGTTGTCGCGCGGCAGCGGTCCCGACGGGCTGGCCGGCATGGCGCCGATACGCTGGGGCGCCGACGTGCGGGTGCTGCGGCCGCTGCTCGACGTCTCCCACGCCGAGCTTGCCGCCACCTGTGCGGCGCTGGGGCAAGGGTGGGTGGAAGACCCCTCCAACCGTTCCCCGGCCTATGCCCGCGGGCGGCTGCGCGCCGCCGGGGAAGCGCTGGCGGCGGAAGGGCTGACGGCGGAGCGGCTGTGCGGCACCGCCCGCCGCGCCGCCCAGGTGCGCAACACGCTCGACACCCTCACCACCGGCCTGCTGGCCGGCACCGCCACCGTGCGGCCCGAGGGCTGGATCCGTCTGGACGCCGCCGCCCTGGCCGCCGCCCCGGAGGAGATGGCGCGCCGTGCCGTGGCCCGTGCCCTGGTCACGGTGGGCGGGGGAGCCTATGCTCCGCGGCTCGACCGGCTGGAGCGGCTGCTGGCCGCCATCCGGCCGGGGGCGGCGGGGAAGGGCGCCACCCTGGCCGGCTGCCGCGTGCTGGTGCGCGGCGGCGGGCTGCTGGTGGTGCGCGAACCGGCGGCAGCCGGAGGGCGGCTTCCCTTGCCGCCCGGCGGGCGGGTGCTGTGGGACGGGCGCTTCACCGTGACGGCGGCGGCGGGACTCGGGCACGGGGTGACGGTGGCGGCTCTGGGGGCCGCCGGCTGGGCGCAGGTGAAGGGGCAGGGCGGGGTGCCGTCCCCTCCGTTGCCGGAGCCGGTGCGGCTGACGCTCCCGGCCCTGTGGCGGGGGGAAAGGGTGGTTGCCGTGCCCCATTTCGGGGGAGGGGAGGCCGGCGGAACGGGGGAGGGCATGGCCGCCGTGCTCTTTACCCCCGCCGTGCCGCTGGCCGGTCCCGCTTTTCCAGTTGTTTCAGGCGGGGGCGGCATTATCTAA
- the ftsH gene encoding ATP-dependent zinc metalloprotease FtsH produces MNNFGKNLALWIIIGLLLVALFNLFQSSSTRSPQATIPFSELIAEVDRGQVADVTIKGNQVNGHFTDGRSFSTYIPSEANLVERLTQKNVRISAVPDDSNVPSLFSVLLSWFPMLLLIGVWIFFMRQMQSGGGKAMGFGKSRARLLTEKVGRVTFDDVAGIDEAKQELTEIVEFLKDPQKFQRLGGKIPKGVLLVGPPGTGKTLTARAVAGEANVPFFTISGSDFVEMFVGVGASRVRDMFEQGKKNAPCIIFIDEIDAVGRHRGAGLGGGNDEREQTLNQLLVEMDGFEANEGVILIAATNRPDVLDPALLRPGRFDRQVVVPNPDVLGREKILKVHMRKVPLAPDVDARIIARGTPGFSGADLANLVNEAALLAARLGKRVVTMSEFENAKDKVMMGAERRSMVMSEDEKKLTAYHEAGHAVVAIHQADSDPVHKATIIPRGRALGMVMRLPEGDRISLSKAKLIADLCVAMGGRIAEELIFGRERVTTGASGDIKMATEMARRMVTEWGMSDKLGPLLYGEPTQEVFLGHSVTQHKNMSDHTAQAVDEEIRRIVDECYAEARRILTENIDQLHTLAKGLLEYETLSGDDIRRLMDGEPIIRDDEGRKVDSFAPPKQPTSGGRRASVPPSTGKDAGLDPEPQGT; encoded by the coding sequence GTGAACAACTTCGGCAAAAATCTCGCGCTCTGGATCATCATCGGGCTGCTGCTGGTGGCTCTGTTCAACCTGTTCCAGAGCTCATCCACCCGCAGCCCGCAAGCCACCATTCCGTTCAGCGAGCTGATCGCCGAGGTCGATCGCGGACAGGTGGCCGATGTCACCATCAAGGGCAATCAGGTCAACGGCCATTTCACCGACGGCCGTTCGTTCAGCACCTACATCCCGTCGGAAGCCAATCTGGTCGAGCGGCTGACGCAGAAGAACGTGCGCATCAGCGCCGTGCCCGACGACAGCAACGTGCCGTCGCTGTTCAGCGTGCTGCTGTCGTGGTTCCCCATGCTGCTGCTGATCGGCGTGTGGATCTTCTTCATGCGCCAGATGCAGTCCGGCGGCGGCAAGGCCATGGGCTTCGGCAAGTCCCGCGCCCGGCTGCTGACGGAAAAGGTGGGCCGCGTCACCTTCGACGACGTGGCCGGCATCGACGAGGCCAAGCAGGAACTGACCGAAATCGTCGAGTTCCTGAAGGACCCGCAGAAATTCCAGCGCCTGGGCGGCAAGATCCCCAAGGGCGTGCTGCTGGTCGGCCCCCCCGGCACGGGTAAGACGCTGACCGCGCGCGCGGTGGCGGGCGAAGCCAACGTGCCGTTCTTCACCATCTCCGGCTCCGACTTCGTGGAAATGTTCGTCGGCGTCGGCGCGTCGCGCGTCCGCGACATGTTCGAGCAGGGCAAGAAGAACGCCCCCTGCATCATCTTCATCGACGAAATCGACGCCGTGGGCCGTCACCGCGGTGCGGGCCTGGGCGGCGGCAACGACGAGCGCGAGCAGACCCTGAACCAGCTCCTGGTCGAGATGGATGGGTTCGAGGCGAACGAGGGCGTGATCCTGATCGCCGCCACCAACCGTCCCGACGTGCTGGATCCGGCGCTGCTGCGCCCCGGCCGCTTCGACCGCCAGGTGGTGGTGCCCAACCCCGACGTGCTGGGCCGCGAGAAGATCCTGAAGGTGCACATGCGCAAGGTGCCGCTGGCCCCCGACGTGGACGCCCGCATCATCGCCCGCGGCACCCCCGGTTTCTCCGGCGCCGATCTGGCCAATCTGGTCAACGAGGCGGCCTTGCTGGCCGCGCGCCTGGGCAAGCGCGTCGTGACCATGAGCGAGTTCGAGAACGCCAAGGACAAGGTGATGATGGGGGCCGAGCGCCGCTCCATGGTCATGTCCGAGGACGAGAAGAAGCTGACCGCCTATCACGAGGCCGGTCACGCCGTCGTCGCCATCCATCAGGCCGACAGCGATCCGGTGCACAAGGCCACCATCATCCCCCGCGGCCGTGCGCTGGGCATGGTGATGCGCCTGCCCGAAGGGGACCGCATCTCGCTGTCCAAGGCCAAGCTGATCGCCGATCTGTGCGTCGCCATGGGCGGCCGCATCGCCGAGGAGCTGATCTTCGGGCGCGAGCGGGTCACCACGGGTGCGTCGGGCGACATCAAGATGGCCACCGAAATGGCCCGCCGCATGGTCACCGAATGGGGCATGAGCGACAAGCTGGGGCCGCTGCTGTACGGCGAGCCGACGCAGGAGGTGTTCCTGGGCCATTCGGTCACCCAGCACAAGAACATGTCCGACCACACCGCCCAGGCGGTGGACGAGGAAATCCGCCGCATCGTCGATGAATGCTACGCGGAGGCCCGCCGCATTCTGACGGAGAACATCGACCAGCTTCACACCCTGGCCAAGGGGCTGTTGGAGTATGAAACCCTGTCGGGCGACGATATCCGCCGCCTGATGGACGGCGAGCCGATCATCCGTGATGACGAAGGCCGCAAGGTGGACAGCTTCGCCCCGCCCAAGCAGCCCACCTCGGGCGGGCGCCGCGCGTCGGTTCCGCCCAGCACCGGCAAGGATGCCGGGCTGGACCCGGAACCCCAGGGAACCTGA